DNA from Carassius carassius chromosome 25, fCarCar2.1, whole genome shotgun sequence:
aaaaaatgtattcctgtgatgcaaagctgaattttcagcatcattactccagccttcagtgtcacatgtaacatcagtctatcacatgatcatttagaaatcattctaatattctgatttattatgagtgttggaaacaggtctgctgtctaatatatttgatgaataaaaggttaaaaagaactgcatttattcaaaataaaaaaaaaattctaataatatatattctaataatatatttactttactatcactttttatcaatttaacacatccttgctgaataaaagtattgattttataaaaaaaaagaaaaaaattactgaccagtagtgtatattgttattacaaaatatttatattttaaaaacatagcttctttttttttttttttactttttattcatcaaagtatcctaaaaaagtatcacatgttctgaaaaaatattaagcagcagaactgtttccaactcatcatattagaatgatttctaatggatcatgtgataatgatcctaaaaattcagctttgcatcacagaaataaatgagaatttaaagtataataaatttaaaaacaattattttaaattgtaataatatatcacaatattaaatttttttctgtatttttgatcaaataaatgcaggcttgatgagcagaagtaacttatttaaaaaaaaaaatagtaatgtttccaaacttttggtctgtactgtatatatatatatatataattttttttttttttttttttttttaattattattattaattagcaTTCCAATTACATTTTGCAATCTATAAAACTTGATgtgatttcatattttgtttttgtattttaattttaatcaattaaaaaaatcgaTTTGCATTCTATAAGTTATTGCAAGGCATGTATCTTGGAATTTGAGTCATTAAAGTAAAGTATCTGTTTAACCCTTCAGAGCTAATGATGGTTAAACACTGTTAACTTCATCTCACACTTTCCTCTGTCTCTCTTGAAGTCATCCTCAGTGTCTCCAGTAAGACTCCTGTGGTCCGCTCTAGACTGGGAGAAGCGGTTCTGTTGGACTGTGGGTTCTGGGTGGATCCGTCTTCTCCGGTTCACGGCTCTGGATTCTCTATCGAGTGGCGTTATCAGTTCCGCGGTGAAGGACGGCTGGTCCTCGCTTACGATGGCAAGAACGATCGGTTTGCAGAGACATCAGAGACTGGAGCCGATATCAACATCACAGGCCTCTATGAAACAGGAAATGCATCACTGATTCTGGAAGAATCTCAAGTGAGACACTCAGGAACTTACATCTGCACAGTGTATCTTCCACACCTGCTGGCTCAGGTAGCTGTGGACCTGGAGATAGTTGGTGAGATGCTTGAATTATTATGCATCTGGTGCTGTAATCAACTAGTTTattaactattacaattataaatagaatAGTAACATCAGTGCCTGTTTTCTTTCCAGAGCCTCCGTCTCTGTCCATCTACCCGTCTCCTCTTCCTCTGCTGGTTCCTGGGCAGGTGCTGGTGGTTCAGTGTGAGGCGTCTGGTTTTGCTCCTCACACTCTGGATCTGAGCTGGGAGTTCAGCGGTGCAGACGGGACGTCCCGGTCTCTGAGTCAGGGCAGTGTAACGGGGCACAGACAGGCGTCTGATGGCACCTTCAGTCAGAGCAGCCGTCTGGAGCTGGACTCGGGGAAGCTGGGACTCGGTCGTGGTGGAGAAGTCACCTGTGTGGCCAAACACGAGGGAGGAACACGACGAGCTGCTGCGACTCTCAATGTGATCGGTGAGTTATTCTGTCATAGGAAGATTGAACCTTTCACTGAAGATTAATAGTTCAAGAACACTGATTCATTGCTACTGTGTTCTTCTATATTGTTTATAGACTTTAGTGCATCTTCAATTGGCATTTCCTGAAGAATATTTCTGTCCGTCAGAATGCTCTGTAAGTgttgttttggtgttttgttgATTTCA
Protein-coding regions in this window:
- the tapbp.1 gene encoding TAP binding protein (tapasin), tandem duplicate 1 → MPEISTIYKISIIALTLFFGASASGCPVLECWFVQEKPGHGGGFSVPMSQEKSLMFIKTEVYSEESLSALHPPADISPSRIYYVTDPAGTFCSAALNPPKGSVNKPKCEINPFMPHASMVRWASALTDSAQSPVYLQADWFSVAAQGLDEQLTLSNIMRAPSASKEPQVILSVSSKTPVVRSRLGEAVLLDCGFWVDPSSPVHGSGFSIEWRYQFRGEGRLVLAYDGKNDRFAETSETGADINITGLYETGNASLILEESQVRHSGTYICTVYLPHLLAQVAVDLEIVEPPSLSIYPSPLPLLVPGQVLVVQCEASGFAPHTLDLSWEFSGADGTSRSLSQGSVTGHRQASDGTFSQSSRLELDSGKLGLGRGGEVTCVAKHEGGTRRAAATLNVIGVSAPSIEDSMAMVAVALVLYGLIKFLSWTFSSSDSSETELKDKKEK